In Arachis stenosperma cultivar V10309 unplaced genomic scaffold, arast.V10309.gnm1.PFL2 arast.V10309.gnm1.Scaffold_100071, whole genome shotgun sequence, the genomic stretch GGTTCGCGAGAAGGAAAAAGAAGGACTCATCCTTTGTTGCATCTGGCGCGAGATGATAAAGAGAGAGCTTCGTCTATCGATGAACAGCGGATTGACGGAGCTCTTGGCATTGCTTTGTTTTTCTCTCCTTTCCTATCAGCGAGTTCCGATCCTTTTGTTCGAAATTTCTTCGTTCGTACCGCGCTTGCAGAATCAAATCC encodes the following:
- the LOC130960094 gene encoding uncharacterized protein LOC130960094; amino-acid sequence: MQGGCIADIGSCGTGFDSASAVRTKKFRTKGSELADRKGEKNKAMPRAPSIRCSSIDEALSLSSRARCNKG